One Pseudomonas muyukensis DNA segment encodes these proteins:
- a CDS encoding MetQ/NlpA family ABC transporter substrate-binding protein, with protein sequence MKKTLLTTALAAALSFTGLANAAEKLVVAATPVPHAEILELIKPTLAKEGVDLQIKVFTDYVQPNVQVDQKRLDANYFQTLPYLKNFNEGKGTHLETVVGVHVEPFGGYSKKVKSLSELKDGATVAIPNEGSNSGRALLLLQKAGLITLKDPKNALATPKDIAENPKKLKFKELESAMLPRVLDQVDLDMINTNYALEAGLNPAKDALVIEGSDSPYVNFLVARPDNKDSAAIQKLAKALTSPEVKAFIEKKYQGAVLPAF encoded by the coding sequence ATGAAAAAGACCCTGCTGACCACCGCCCTGGCCGCCGCCCTGTCGTTCACTGGCCTGGCCAACGCCGCCGAGAAACTGGTGGTCGCCGCCACGCCCGTGCCGCACGCTGAAATTCTCGAACTGATCAAGCCGACCCTGGCCAAGGAAGGCGTGGACCTGCAGATCAAGGTCTTCACCGACTATGTCCAGCCCAACGTGCAGGTCGACCAGAAGCGCCTGGACGCCAACTACTTCCAGACCCTGCCGTACCTGAAGAACTTCAACGAAGGCAAGGGCACCCACCTGGAGACCGTGGTCGGCGTGCATGTCGAACCCTTCGGTGGCTACTCGAAGAAGGTCAAGAGCCTGAGCGAACTGAAGGACGGCGCCACCGTCGCCATCCCCAACGAAGGCAGCAACAGCGGCCGCGCCTTGCTGCTGCTGCAAAAGGCTGGGCTGATCACCCTGAAGGACCCGAAGAACGCCTTGGCCACGCCCAAGGACATTGCCGAGAACCCGAAGAAGCTCAAGTTCAAGGAGCTTGAATCGGCCATGCTGCCGCGCGTGCTGGACCAGGTCGACCTGGACATGATCAACACCAACTACGCCCTGGAAGCCGGCCTGAACCCGGCCAAGGACGCCCTGGTGATCGAAGGCAGCGACTCGCCGTACGTGAACTTCCTGGTAGCCCGTCCGGACAACAAGGACAGCGCCGCCATCCAGAAGCTGGCCAAGGCCCTGACCAGCCCGGAAGTGAAGGCGTTCATCGAGAAGAAATACCAAGGCGCGGTACTGCCGGCGTTCTGA
- a CDS encoding amino acid ABC transporter permease has product MSFDTAFMLSTLPAFLKAVGVTLQVGLIAIATSLLVALVNATLLVLRTPYLWRLVKGYVELARNTPLLIQLFFVYFALPSLGLKVSGFSAAIITMTFMGGAYLTEVLRAGVEAVPAAQLESGRAIGLSEAQLLRHVILPQAGILSLPALFANFVFLLKETTVVSAVAVPEILYTTKNYIALYYKTYEMLAVLTLLCVLIFLPLSLLLRYLERRLQHGQFGL; this is encoded by the coding sequence ATGAGCTTCGACACCGCCTTCATGCTCAGCACCTTGCCGGCTTTCCTCAAGGCCGTGGGGGTGACCTTGCAGGTCGGGCTGATCGCCATCGCCACCTCGTTGCTGGTGGCGCTGGTCAACGCCACCTTGCTGGTATTGCGTACCCCGTACCTGTGGCGCCTGGTCAAGGGCTACGTCGAACTGGCACGCAACACGCCGTTGCTGATCCAGTTGTTCTTCGTCTACTTCGCGCTGCCGAGCCTGGGGCTGAAAGTCTCCGGCTTCAGCGCGGCAATCATCACCATGACCTTCATGGGCGGCGCCTACCTCACCGAGGTGCTGCGCGCCGGGGTCGAGGCGGTGCCAGCGGCGCAGCTGGAGTCGGGGCGCGCCATCGGCCTGTCCGAAGCCCAGCTGCTGCGCCATGTGATCCTGCCCCAGGCTGGCATCCTCAGCCTGCCGGCGCTGTTCGCCAACTTCGTGTTCCTGCTCAAGGAGACCACCGTGGTCTCGGCGGTGGCGGTGCCGGAGATCCTCTACACCACCAAGAACTACATCGCCCTGTACTACAAGACCTACGAGATGCTCGCCGTGCTGACCCTGTTGTGCGTGCTGATCTTCCTGCCGCTGTCGCTGCTGCTGCGCTACCTGGAACGGAGGCTGCAACATGGCCAGTTCGGGCTTTGA
- a CDS encoding amino acid ABC transporter permease: MASSGFELLQVSLPQLAAGAGQTLAISALGIVLATVGGVLYGVLASLGNRLLNALLQVYLELFRAIPVLVWLYLVFFGLPIFFGLSIPGFWCAVLVLGLWGASEVGEVVRGALRSLPRGQREAGLSIGLSGWQLYGYVLLPQALKRMTPPTINLYTRIVKTSSLAVLIGVVEVIKAGQQIIERTYESVLIYGALFLFFFLVCYPLSAASRVLERRWAHA; the protein is encoded by the coding sequence ATGGCCAGTTCGGGCTTTGAGCTGTTGCAGGTGTCGTTGCCGCAACTGGCGGCCGGCGCCGGGCAGACCCTGGCGATCTCGGCGCTGGGCATTGTCCTGGCGACCGTCGGCGGCGTGCTCTACGGCGTGTTGGCGAGCCTCGGCAATCGGCTGCTGAATGCCTTGTTGCAGGTGTACCTGGAGCTGTTCCGGGCGATCCCGGTGCTGGTCTGGTTGTACCTGGTGTTCTTCGGCCTGCCGATCTTCTTCGGCCTGAGCATTCCCGGTTTCTGGTGCGCGGTGCTGGTGCTGGGCCTGTGGGGCGCCAGCGAGGTCGGCGAGGTGGTGCGCGGCGCGTTGCGCTCGCTGCCCCGCGGCCAGCGCGAGGCCGGGCTGTCGATCGGCTTGTCCGGCTGGCAGCTGTACGGCTATGTGCTGCTGCCCCAGGCGCTCAAGCGCATGACCCCGCCGACCATCAACCTCTACACGCGCATCGTCAAGACCAGTTCGCTGGCGGTGCTGATCGGCGTGGTCGAGGTGATCAAGGCCGGCCAGCAGATCATCGAGCGCACCTACGAGTCGGTGCTGATCTACGGCGCGCTGTTCCTGTTCTTCTTCCTTGTCTGTTATCCGCTGTCCGCCGCCTCGCGCGTGCTGGAGCGGCGCTGGGCCCACGCATGA
- a CDS encoding amino acid ABC transporter ATP-binding protein has translation MNPLIEFQGFNKFFGQHQVLADIDLQVHAGEVVVILGPSGCGKSTLLRCLNGLETAQGGSLRLAGEELLGPDTDWRQVRQRVGMVFQSYHLFGHMSVLDNLLLGPLKVQKRERAEALAQAEALLARVGLLDKRDAFPRQLSGGQQQRIAIVRALCMNPQVMLFDEVTAALDPEMVKEVLQVIQGLARDGMTLLIVTHEMAFARAVADRIVFMEAGRILEQNHPEHFFTRPRTARAQQFLEKFSFVESLPTSSQKELS, from the coding sequence ATGAACCCATTGATCGAGTTCCAAGGCTTCAACAAGTTCTTCGGCCAGCACCAGGTGCTCGCCGACATCGACCTGCAGGTGCACGCCGGCGAGGTGGTGGTGATCCTCGGCCCCAGCGGCTGTGGCAAGAGCACCCTGCTGCGTTGCCTCAACGGGCTGGAGACGGCCCAGGGCGGCAGCCTGCGGCTGGCCGGCGAGGAACTGCTCGGGCCGGATACCGACTGGCGCCAGGTGCGCCAACGGGTCGGCATGGTGTTCCAGAGCTACCACCTGTTCGGCCACATGAGCGTGCTCGACAACCTGCTGCTCGGTCCGCTCAAGGTGCAGAAGCGCGAGCGCGCCGAAGCCCTGGCCCAGGCCGAGGCGCTGTTGGCGCGGGTGGGTTTGCTGGACAAGCGCGACGCTTTCCCGCGCCAGCTCTCCGGCGGCCAGCAGCAGCGCATCGCCATTGTCCGCGCGCTGTGCATGAACCCCCAGGTGATGCTGTTCGACGAGGTCACCGCGGCCCTCGACCCGGAGATGGTCAAGGAGGTGCTACAGGTGATCCAGGGCCTGGCCCGCGACGGCATGACCCTGCTCATCGTCACCCACGAAATGGCCTTCGCCCGCGCGGTGGCCGACCGCATCGTGTTCATGGAGGCCGGCAGGATCCTTGAACAGAATCACCCCGAGCACTTCTTCACCCGACCGCGAACCGCACGCGCGCAGCAGTTCCTGGAGAAATTCTCGTTCGTCGAAAGCCTGCCCACGTCATCGCAAAAGGAACTGTCATGA
- a CDS encoding transporter substrate-binding domain-containing protein codes for MKTAPFAKLLAPLLGLALLAGCNQSEAPAKPAAASPASSYLETIKARDKLIVGVFTDKPPFGFVDESGRYVGFDTDIGRRFAKDLLGDENKVEFVAVEPASRIPFLQSDKVDLILANMTVTPERKEVVDFTNPNLRVAVQALVADGSPVRKLDELADKTIIVTTGTTADIWLSKTHPDWKLLKFEKNTESLAALANGRGDAYAQDNLILFSWAKQNPGYRVLPDLLGDEAPIAPAVKKGNTELRDWVNAELAKLGEEQYLLKLYDQYVRKELSDDTKPESVIVEGGKWQG; via the coding sequence ATGAAGACTGCCCCGTTCGCCAAACTGCTCGCGCCCTTGCTCGGCCTGGCCCTGCTGGCCGGCTGCAACCAATCCGAGGCACCGGCCAAGCCCGCTGCCGCGTCGCCGGCCAGCAGCTACCTGGAAACCATCAAGGCCCGCGACAAGCTGATCGTCGGCGTGTTCACCGACAAACCGCCGTTCGGCTTCGTCGATGAAAGCGGCCGCTACGTCGGTTTCGACACCGACATCGGCCGGCGTTTCGCCAAGGACCTGCTGGGCGACGAGAACAAGGTCGAGTTCGTCGCCGTCGAGCCGGCCAGCCGCATTCCGTTCCTGCAGAGCGACAAGGTCGACCTGATCCTCGCCAACATGACCGTCACCCCGGAGCGCAAGGAGGTGGTGGACTTCACCAACCCCAACCTGCGCGTGGCGGTGCAAGCCCTCGTGGCCGACGGCAGCCCGGTGCGCAAGCTCGACGAGCTGGCCGACAAGACCATCATCGTCACCACCGGCACCACTGCCGATATCTGGCTGAGCAAGACCCATCCGGACTGGAAGCTGCTCAAGTTCGAGAAGAACACCGAGTCGCTGGCGGCCCTGGCCAACGGCCGTGGCGACGCCTACGCCCAGGACAACCTGATCCTGTTCAGCTGGGCCAAGCAGAATCCGGGCTATCGCGTGCTGCCGGACCTGCTGGGCGATGAAGCGCCGATTGCCCCGGCGGTGAAGAAGGGCAACACCGAGCTGCGTGACTGGGTGAACGCCGAGCTGGCCAAGCTGGGCGAGGAGCAGTATTTGCTCAAGCTGTACGACCAGTACGTGCGTAAAGAGCTGAGCGACGACACCAAGCCCGAGAGCGTGATCGTCGAAGGGGGCAAGTGGCAGGGGTGA
- a CDS encoding penicillin acylase family protein, whose protein sequence is MKRSLTLLAVVIAVAAAGTGYWYVQGKQPQREGEVAVAGLQAPVSVRYDARGVPHLQAQNQADLYRALGYVHAQDRLFQMEIMRRLARGELAEVLGAKLLATDTLFRSLRIRDQAALMVQRQDPQAPAWQALLAYLDGINQWQASHPKPMEFDLLGIAPRPFSAEDTLSIAGYLAYSFAAAFRTEPALTYIRDQLGAEYLKIFDLDWQPNGALGSPLAATDWRGLERLARLSQDALGDAGIPQFEGSNAWAVAGSRTHSGRPLLAGDPHISFAVPAVWYEAELSAPGFSLYGYFQALNPFALLGHNRDFGWSLTMFQNDDVDLIAERTNPQDPEQVMVDGKWQPLEKSEQKIAVKDAEPASITLRRSPHGPIVNSVLGDTAGPTPIAMWWAFLETDNPILEGFYQINRADTLAKMREAAAKVQAPGLNLVWANARGDIGWWAAARLPIRPDGVNPAFILDGASGQADKPGFYPFSANPQQENPASGYIVSANYQPPGALPVPGYYNLADRGHQLDRLLRDPDIKWDTQNSQALQLDTSTDYGPRTLAPLLGTLRNVAQGDEEKELVEQLAAWRGDYPLDSTSATLFNQFLYELAFAALHDELGDTWFAVLISTRAIDAALPRLAADPESPWWNLSGSNEHTDRNAIVRLAWQRSLKHLRATLGKDPASWQWGKAHTLTHNHPLGVKKPLNLLFNVGPYAAPGTHEVPNNLSAKIGPAPWPVTYGPSTRRLIDFADAGAALTINPVGQSGVPFDRHYGDQAQDYIDGRYHKARMGVIPAQSTLRLVPDK, encoded by the coding sequence ATGAAGCGCAGCCTGACCCTGCTGGCGGTGGTGATCGCCGTGGCCGCCGCTGGCACCGGTTACTGGTACGTGCAGGGCAAGCAGCCGCAACGTGAGGGCGAAGTGGCCGTCGCCGGGCTACAGGCGCCGGTCAGCGTGCGCTACGACGCCCGTGGCGTACCGCACCTGCAAGCGCAGAACCAGGCAGACCTCTATCGCGCCCTGGGCTACGTGCACGCCCAGGACCGATTGTTCCAGATGGAAATCATGCGCCGCCTGGCCCGCGGCGAACTGGCCGAGGTGCTGGGCGCCAAGCTGCTGGCCACCGATACCCTGTTCCGCAGCCTACGCATCCGCGACCAGGCGGCGCTGATGGTGCAGCGACAAGACCCGCAAGCGCCGGCCTGGCAGGCGCTGCTGGCCTACCTGGATGGCATCAACCAGTGGCAGGCCAGCCACCCTAAGCCGATGGAGTTCGACCTGCTCGGCATCGCGCCACGGCCCTTCAGCGCCGAAGACACCCTGAGCATTGCCGGTTACCTGGCCTACAGCTTTGCCGCGGCGTTTCGCACCGAGCCGGCGCTGACCTACATCCGCGACCAGCTCGGCGCCGAGTACCTGAAGATCTTCGACCTCGACTGGCAACCCAACGGTGCCCTGGGCTCGCCCCTGGCCGCCACTGACTGGCGCGGCCTGGAGCGACTGGCGCGGCTCAGCCAGGATGCCCTGGGCGATGCCGGCATCCCGCAGTTCGAGGGCAGCAACGCCTGGGCCGTGGCCGGCAGCCGTACCCACAGTGGCCGGCCGTTGCTGGCCGGCGACCCGCATATCAGCTTCGCCGTGCCGGCGGTGTGGTACGAGGCCGAGCTGTCGGCGCCAGGCTTCAGCCTGTATGGCTATTTCCAGGCCCTCAACCCGTTCGCCCTGCTCGGCCACAACCGCGACTTTGGCTGGAGCCTGACCATGTTCCAGAACGACGACGTCGACCTGATCGCGGAGCGGACCAATCCGCAGGACCCCGAGCAGGTGATGGTCGACGGCAAATGGCAGCCACTGGAAAAGTCCGAGCAGAAAATCGCAGTCAAGGACGCGGAGCCGGCCAGCATCACCTTGCGCCGCTCGCCCCACGGTCCGATCGTCAACAGCGTGCTTGGCGACACCGCTGGCCCGACGCCCATCGCCATGTGGTGGGCCTTCCTGGAAACTGACAACCCGATACTCGAGGGTTTCTACCAGATCAACCGCGCCGACACCCTGGCCAAGATGCGCGAGGCGGCAGCCAAGGTCCAGGCACCGGGGCTGAACCTGGTATGGGCCAATGCCCGCGGCGATATCGGCTGGTGGGCGGCGGCGCGGCTGCCAATCCGCCCGGACGGCGTCAACCCGGCGTTCATTCTCGATGGCGCCAGCGGCCAGGCCGACAAGCCGGGCTTCTACCCGTTCAGCGCCAATCCGCAACAGGAGAACCCGGCCAGTGGCTACATCGTTTCGGCCAATTACCAGCCACCGGGCGCCCTGCCCGTGCCCGGCTACTACAACCTGGCCGACCGGGGGCACCAGCTCGATCGCCTGTTACGCGACCCGGACATCAAGTGGGACACCCAGAACAGCCAGGCCCTGCAGCTGGACACCAGCACCGACTATGGCCCGCGTACGCTGGCACCGCTGCTCGGCACCTTGCGCAACGTCGCCCAGGGCGACGAAGAGAAAGAACTGGTCGAGCAACTGGCGGCCTGGCGCGGCGACTACCCGCTGGACTCCACCAGCGCCACGCTGTTCAACCAGTTCCTCTACGAGCTGGCGTTCGCCGCCCTGCACGACGAACTGGGCGACACCTGGTTCGCGGTGCTTATCAGTACCCGTGCCATCGACGCTGCTTTGCCTCGCCTGGCTGCCGATCCTGAATCGCCCTGGTGGAACCTGAGCGGTAGCAACGAACACACCGATCGCAACGCCATCGTGCGCCTGGCCTGGCAGCGCAGCCTCAAGCACCTGCGCGCGACCTTGGGCAAGGACCCGGCCAGCTGGCAATGGGGCAAGGCCCACACCCTCACCCACAACCATCCGCTGGGCGTGAAAAAGCCGCTGAACCTGTTGTTCAATGTCGGCCCCTACGCCGCGCCGGGGACCCACGAGGTGCCGAACAACCTGTCGGCGAAGATCGGCCCGGCGCCCTGGCCTGTCACCTACGGGCCATCCACCCGCCGCCTGATCGATTTCGCCGACGCCGGCGCGGCACTGACCATCAACCCGGTCGGGCAGAGCGGCGTGCCGTTCGACCGGCACTATGGCGACCAGGCGCAGGACTACATCGACGGGCGCTACCACAAGGCGCGGATGGGGGTGATCCCGGCGCAGAGCACGTTGCGCCTGGTGCCGGACAAATAA
- a CDS encoding sugar O-acetyltransferase, with protein MSLSEKQKMLAGQLYHAGCPELQAEQIANKHWMHRYNSSVELLNDARHGLLLEHFGQVGDGAVIRPPFHCDYGYNISIGANSFMNFNCVILDVLPVRIGADCQIGPAVQIYTADHPMDAELRRSGLESGRPVSIGDNVWIGGGAIILPGVSIGDNAVVGAGSVVTRDVPAGAVAVGNPARLRQPAQGQ; from the coding sequence ATGTCCCTCAGCGAAAAACAGAAGATGTTGGCCGGCCAGCTCTACCATGCCGGTTGCCCCGAACTGCAGGCCGAACAGATCGCCAACAAGCACTGGATGCACCGCTACAACAGCAGCGTCGAGTTGCTCAACGACGCGCGCCACGGCCTGCTGCTCGAGCATTTCGGCCAGGTCGGCGACGGTGCGGTGATCCGCCCGCCGTTCCATTGCGACTACGGCTACAACATCAGCATCGGCGCCAACAGCTTCATGAACTTCAACTGCGTGATCCTCGATGTGCTGCCGGTGCGCATCGGTGCCGACTGCCAGATCGGCCCGGCGGTGCAGATCTACACCGCCGACCACCCCATGGACGCGGAGCTTCGCCGCAGTGGCCTGGAGAGCGGGCGGCCGGTGAGCATCGGCGACAACGTGTGGATCGGCGGCGGGGCGATCATCCTGCCCGGGGTGAGCATTGGCGATAACGCCGTGGTCGGCGCCGGCAGCGTGGTGACCCGCGATGTACCGGCAGGGGCGGTGGCGGTGGGCAACCCGGCGCGGCTGCGTCAGCCGGCCCAGGGGCAGTAG
- a CDS encoding DUF6436 domain-containing protein yields the protein MAKRLFTLLALLLCAAALWWAYDSFQRRYLRPFDNQATFFDGSQLRLPAELAGPGPIRVMHFWDPACPCNVGNQQHLGELVAQFVPRGVRFYVVQKPASHGQLPANLTALKPLASLPGSERLPATPAVAIWDPAGNLAYFGPYSEGAVCNSSNSFIEPILKALEQGRRVQASNTLALGCYCPWAG from the coding sequence ATGGCCAAGCGATTGTTCACACTTCTTGCACTGCTGCTCTGCGCTGCCGCCCTGTGGTGGGCCTACGACAGCTTCCAGCGCCGCTACTTGCGCCCATTCGACAACCAGGCGACCTTCTTCGATGGCAGCCAACTGCGCCTGCCAGCCGAGCTGGCTGGCCCCGGCCCGATCCGCGTGATGCATTTCTGGGACCCGGCCTGCCCCTGCAATGTCGGCAACCAGCAGCACCTGGGCGAGCTGGTCGCGCAGTTCGTCCCACGGGGCGTGCGCTTTTACGTGGTGCAAAAACCCGCCAGCCACGGCCAGCTCCCCGCCAACCTCACCGCCCTCAAGCCCCTGGCCAGCCTGCCCGGCAGTGAACGGCTGCCCGCCACGCCCGCCGTGGCGATCTGGGACCCCGCAGGCAACCTCGCCTATTTCGGCCCCTACAGCGAAGGCGCGGTGTGCAACTCGAGCAACAGTTTCATCGAGCCGATCCTCAAGGCACTGGAACAAGGGCGCCGGGTCCAGGCCTCCAACACCCTCGCGCTGGGCTGCTACTGCCCCTGGGCCGGCTGA
- a CDS encoding alpha/beta hydrolase, which translates to MPASFHPDLLRTSLSPLTARQPLSAQGQAYQRFYGLDLPAHSWLGGFQAAGFDLVGQAWLPEQAQATLFLLHGYYDHMGLYRHVIAWALRQGFAVIACDLPGHGLSSGERASIDDFGRYQQVLDALFEQARQLGLPRPWHLCGQSTGGAIVVDHLLLHGEQSPADGEVILLAPLVRPRAWHWSKLSYCLLRHFVDGIERRFSENTNDPAFLAFLQADPLQPRRLPTAWVGALVQWIRRIEAAPRSPRRLLIVQGEADGTVDWPYNLQVLKAKFAEPQILMLPEARHHLANELPGIRQRYFDFIGQRLG; encoded by the coding sequence ATGCCTGCCAGTTTTCACCCCGACCTGCTGCGCACCAGCCTGTCGCCCCTCACCGCGCGCCAGCCGTTGTCCGCCCAGGGCCAGGCCTACCAGCGCTTCTACGGCCTGGACCTGCCCGCGCACAGCTGGCTGGGCGGTTTCCAGGCGGCGGGCTTCGACCTGGTCGGCCAGGCCTGGCTGCCCGAGCAGGCGCAGGCCACGCTGTTCCTGTTGCACGGCTACTACGACCACATGGGCCTGTACCGTCATGTGATCGCCTGGGCGCTGCGCCAGGGTTTTGCGGTGATCGCCTGCGACCTGCCGGGGCATGGCTTGTCCAGTGGCGAGCGGGCCAGCATCGACGATTTCGGGCGTTACCAGCAGGTGCTCGATGCCTTGTTCGAGCAGGCGCGCCAGCTCGGCCTGCCGCGGCCCTGGCACCTGTGCGGGCAGAGTACCGGTGGGGCGATCGTGGTCGATCATCTGTTGCTGCATGGCGAGCAGAGCCCGGCGGACGGCGAGGTGATCTTGTTGGCGCCGCTGGTTCGCCCGCGCGCCTGGCACTGGTCCAAGCTCAGCTATTGCCTGTTGCGTCACTTCGTCGATGGTATCGAGCGGCGCTTCAGCGAGAACACCAACGACCCGGCCTTCCTGGCGTTTCTCCAAGCCGACCCGCTGCAGCCACGGCGCCTGCCGACTGCCTGGGTCGGGGCATTGGTGCAGTGGATCCGGCGTATCGAGGCGGCGCCGCGCAGCCCGCGGCGACTGCTGATCGTGCAGGGCGAGGCGGACGGCACGGTGGACTGGCCCTACAACCTGCAGGTGCTCAAGGCCAAGTTCGCCGAGCCGCAGATCCTCATGCTGCCCGAGGCGCGGCATCACCTGGCCAATGAACTGCCCGGCATTCGCCAGCGCTACTTCGACTTCATCGGCCAGCGGCTGGGCTGA
- a CDS encoding DUF2059 domain-containing protein has protein sequence MRRLFSLLVLLTCTMPVWADSLDQLYKAAGWPDQRAHFNDAVSAAQQRYRNSLPPAVYQALVNNSNQRFQAQAMDRRAQAQLRANLGNPTPALAFFQSPLGRKVVAAELLATRKDQLAKNAKGLPKIQASDNRLLIVGHLAQALPAREAGAEVSLAIAGVAADSLSSMLPGLFGGGQAQNLLDGQRQRLMNQVGEDLNNTLLYVYRDLSDAELEQFASFAESSDGQAYYKAAVSAVRAALAVGQNAAELK, from the coding sequence ATGCGCCGTTTGTTTTCCCTGCTAGTGCTGCTGACCTGCACCATGCCTGTCTGGGCAGACAGCCTCGACCAACTGTACAAGGCCGCCGGCTGGCCCGACCAGCGCGCCCATTTCAACGATGCCGTGAGCGCCGCCCAGCAGCGCTACCGCAACAGCCTGCCGCCTGCCGTCTACCAAGCCCTGGTCAACAACAGCAACCAGCGCTTCCAGGCCCAGGCCATGGATCGTCGCGCCCAGGCGCAACTGCGCGCCAACCTGGGTAACCCGACGCCGGCCCTGGCGTTCTTCCAGTCGCCGCTGGGGCGCAAGGTGGTGGCCGCCGAGCTGCTGGCCACGCGCAAGGACCAGCTGGCGAAGAACGCCAAGGGCCTGCCGAAGATCCAGGCCAGCGACAACCGCCTGCTGATCGTTGGCCACCTGGCCCAGGCCCTGCCCGCGCGCGAAGCCGGTGCCGAAGTCAGCCTGGCCATCGCCGGGGTGGCCGCCGACAGCCTCAGCTCGATGCTGCCTGGCTTGTTTGGCGGCGGCCAGGCCCAGAACCTGCTCGACGGCCAGCGCCAACGGCTGATGAACCAGGTGGGCGAAGACCTGAACAACACCTTGCTGTATGTCTACCGCGACCTCTCCGATGCCGAGCTCGAGCAATTCGCCAGCTTCGCCGAGTCCAGCGACGGCCAGGCCTACTACAAGGCCGCGGTGAGCGCGGTGCGCGCCGCCCTGGCGGTGGGCCAGAACGCCGCCGAGCTGAAGTGA
- a CDS encoding 2OG-Fe(II) oxygenase yields the protein MHNPSEHSLLSAIVDDLAARGWSQQSLFLPAELSRGLAAECRRRYAEGELNPAGVGRGAAQEIREAIRGDQIQWIDPGESDVCDRYLGKMDGLRQAINQGLFLGLEDFECHFALYPPGAFYKRHLDRFRDDDRRMVSAVLYLNEGWQVDDGGQLRMFLAEGVEHDVQPLAGSLVVFLSGDVPHEVLPAGRERLSLTGWFRRRGNDPF from the coding sequence ATGCACAATCCTTCCGAACATTCGCTGCTGTCGGCCATCGTCGACGACCTGGCCGCCCGTGGCTGGTCGCAGCAATCCCTATTCCTGCCCGCCGAGCTGTCGCGCGGGCTCGCCGCCGAGTGCCGACGCCGCTACGCCGAAGGTGAGCTCAACCCCGCCGGGGTCGGGCGCGGCGCCGCGCAGGAGATCCGCGAGGCGATTCGCGGCGACCAGATCCAGTGGATCGACCCTGGGGAATCGGACGTCTGCGACCGTTACCTGGGCAAGATGGATGGCTTGCGCCAGGCCATCAACCAGGGGTTGTTCCTGGGGTTGGAGGATTTCGAATGCCACTTTGCCTTGTACCCGCCGGGGGCGTTCTACAAACGCCACCTCGATCGCTTCCGCGACGATGACCGGCGCATGGTCTCCGCCGTGCTCTACCTCAACGAGGGCTGGCAGGTGGACGACGGCGGGCAGTTGCGCATGTTCCTGGCCGAGGGCGTCGAGCACGACGTGCAACCGCTCGCCGGTAGCCTGGTGGTGTTCCTCTCCGGCGATGTGCCCCATGAAGTTCTGCCGGCCGGGCGCGAGCGCCTGTCGTTGACCGGCTGGTTCCGGCGCCGCGGCAATGACCCGTTCTGA
- a CDS encoding DUF523 domain-containing protein, whose product MTRSERPKVLVSACLLGQPVRYDGRASGHPDLLQRWQAEGRVVPLCPEVAGGLPTPRPPAEIAGGQGGQVLDGQAQVLTVTGEDVSAAFMAGAQLALALVRRHGIGVAVLKSASPSCGNRLTYDGSFTGVKVTGEGVTTALLRREGVLVFSELELDQAAQALSHAEL is encoded by the coding sequence ATGACCCGTTCTGAGCGACCGAAGGTGCTGGTCAGCGCCTGCCTGCTGGGCCAGCCGGTGCGCTACGACGGCCGGGCCAGTGGCCATCCCGACCTGCTGCAACGCTGGCAGGCCGAGGGCCGGGTGGTGCCGTTGTGCCCGGAGGTTGCCGGTGGCTTGCCGACGCCACGCCCGCCTGCGGAGATTGCGGGCGGGCAGGGTGGTCAGGTGCTGGACGGGCAGGCCCAGGTGCTGACCGTGACAGGCGAGGACGTCAGCGCGGCGTTCATGGCCGGGGCGCAACTGGCGCTGGCGCTGGTGCGCCGGCATGGCATCGGCGTGGCGGTGCTCAAGTCCGCTAGCCCGTCGTGCGGCAATCGGTTGACCTATGACGGCAGCTTCACGGGCGTGAAGGTGACGGGGGAAGGGGTGACCACGGCGTTGCTGCGACGCGAAGGGGTGCTGGTGTTCAGCGAGCTGGAACTGGACCAGGCGGCGCAGGCCCTGAGCCACGCCGAGCTGTAG